In Styela clava chromosome 14, kaStyClav1.hap1.2, whole genome shotgun sequence, the following are encoded in one genomic region:
- the LOC120340908 gene encoding uncharacterized protein LOC120340908 gives MSIIVQNQEDCCQNSTAVDQTTTGIFDGDHVENIGLDVLLGVVMGFALYILVVLLIYERSLRVGIAPMLRRTIRGSIHSPAAKKSRKIGRWLRILCVISAALCVCTCINDLIYYNVQMRSDAGCTAERNIGVCLLSLLDATIYMFLWLRQYIVFENLRFERKITRYSVLILKWTTLFFIIGLCLVTNALLACCRRYEYNPDINHCEKVTADPIDNAFGYLWTAGSISLHCTLVAMFVFPLIRLQSNSAEVKPSKKGKVTSSSRKRLLALVRRCLIVSILCVLTDVFVMLFTEYVINGQNDSELRHFIYNLNVLVNITLIVISFKEWRQMLLPWTTNCGQNNEDNSDELMVGSLQTVTKSVVNNPDPEQ, from the exons ATGAGTATTATCGTTCAAAATCAAGAAGACTGTTGTCAAAATTCTACTGCTGTCGATCAGACGACTACTGGTATTTTCGATGGTGATCACGTTGAAAATATTGGTTTGGATGTTTTACTTGGAGTTGTTATGGGTTTTGCTTTATACATTCTTGTCGTATTACTTATATACGAAAGATCTCTTAGAGTGGGAATTGCGCCAATGTTGAGAAGAACCATTAGAGGCAGCATACACTCTCCTGCTGCTAAGAAGTCTCGAAAAATTGGAAGGTGGCTGAGAATACTCTGTGTCATCAGTGCGGCCCTGTGTGTGTGTACATGCATAAACGACTTGATTTATTACAACGTACAAATGAGATCAGATGCAGGCTGTACAGCTGAAAGAAACATCGGAG TTTGTCTTCTCTCACTCTTGGATGCAACAATCTACATGTTTCTCTGGCTTCGTCAATATATTGTGTTTGAAAACTTaagatttgaaagaaaaatCACCCGATACTCAGTTCTCATACTCAAATGGACAACTCTGTTCTTTATTATTGGCCTATGTCTCGTCACAAATG CCTTACTAGCTTGCTGTCGACGCTACGAATACAATCCGGATATTAATCATTGTGAAAAAGTAACGGCGGATCCAATAGACAATGCCTTTGGATATCTCTGGACAGCAGGAAGCATATCTCTTCATTGTACTCTAGTAGCTATGTTTGTTTTCCCTCTGATAAGATTGCAAAGCAACAGCGCTGAAGTGAAGCCATCAAAAAAGGGAAAAGTCACGTCGAGTAGTCGCAAACGCTTGTTGGCGCTAGTACGTCGTTGTTTGATCGTTTCCATATTATGTGTCTTGACAGACGTATTCGTCATGCTTTTTACGGAGTATGTAATCAATGGACAAAATGACAGCGAATTAAGGCATTTTATCTACAACTTGAACGTGTTGGTAAATATTACTTTAATTGTAATAAGTTTTAAAGAATGGCGCCAGATGTTGCTTCCATGGACCACAAACTGTGGACAGAATAACGAAGACAATTCGGACGAATTAATGGTGGGGAGTCTGCAAACTGTAACTAAGTCAGTTGTAAATAACCCAGATCCCGAACAGTAA